One window of the Pseudarthrobacter sp. ATCC 49987 genome contains the following:
- a CDS encoding ribonuclease J has translation MTQTALPGLVTPPKLLKDTLRIVPLGGLGEIGRNMTVFEIDGKLLIVDCGVLFPEETQPGVDLILPDFSYIKDRLQDIVAVVLTHGHEDHIGAIPYLLRLRADIPLVGSRLTLALIEAKLLEHRIKPVTQTVTEGQVQKFGPFECEFVAVNHSIPDALAVFLRTSGGTVLHTGDFKMDQLPLDGRITDLRHFAKLGEEGVDLFMSDSTNADVPGFTTAEKEIGPTLDRLFGQASKRLIVASFSSHVHRVQQVLDAAANHNRKVAFVGRSMVRNMAIAEKLGYLDVPPGILVDIKNIDNLPDNRVVLMSTGSQGEPMAALSRMANGDHRVVVGQGDTVILASSLIPGNENAVFRIINGLLKLGADVIHKGNAKVHVSGHAAAGELLYCYNILEPLNAMPVHGETRHLIANGKIALDSGVPEESILLADNGTVIDLRDHQADIVGQVEVGFVYVDGSSVGEVTEADLKDRQTLGDEGFISIITVIHRATGKVVSGPEIHARGVAEDDSVFDEIIPKINAALEEAVLNRSDHTTHQLQQVVRRVVGTWVNRKLRRKPLIIPVVLEA, from the coding sequence ATGACCCAAACCGCCCTTCCCGGCCTTGTCACGCCGCCGAAACTGCTCAAGGACACCCTGCGGATCGTTCCGCTCGGCGGCCTGGGGGAGATCGGCCGCAACATGACCGTCTTCGAAATCGACGGCAAGCTGCTGATCGTCGACTGCGGTGTCCTCTTCCCGGAGGAGACCCAGCCCGGCGTCGACCTGATCCTGCCCGATTTCTCCTACATCAAGGACCGCCTCCAGGACATCGTCGCCGTCGTCCTGACCCACGGCCACGAGGACCACATCGGTGCCATCCCGTACCTGCTGCGCCTGCGCGCCGACATTCCCCTGGTGGGCTCCCGGCTGACGCTGGCCCTCATCGAGGCGAAGCTGCTGGAACACCGGATCAAGCCGGTCACCCAGACCGTCACCGAGGGCCAGGTGCAGAAGTTCGGCCCCTTCGAATGCGAATTCGTGGCCGTCAACCACTCGATCCCCGACGCCCTCGCCGTGTTCCTCCGCACCAGCGGCGGCACCGTGCTGCACACCGGCGACTTCAAGATGGACCAGCTGCCGCTGGACGGCCGGATCACCGACCTCCGCCACTTCGCCAAGCTCGGCGAAGAAGGCGTGGACCTGTTCATGTCGGACTCCACAAACGCCGATGTGCCGGGCTTCACCACTGCCGAGAAGGAAATTGGTCCCACCCTGGACCGGCTCTTCGGCCAGGCCTCCAAGCGCCTGATCGTGGCGTCCTTCTCCTCGCACGTGCACCGCGTCCAGCAGGTCCTCGACGCCGCGGCCAACCATAACCGCAAGGTTGCCTTTGTTGGCCGCTCGATGGTCCGCAACATGGCGATCGCCGAGAAGCTCGGCTACCTCGACGTTCCCCCGGGCATCCTGGTCGACATCAAGAACATCGACAACCTGCCGGACAACCGCGTGGTGCTGATGTCCACCGGTTCCCAGGGTGAGCCGATGGCGGCCCTGTCCCGCATGGCCAACGGCGACCACCGCGTCGTCGTCGGCCAGGGCGACACCGTCATCCTCGCCTCCAGCCTGATCCCGGGCAACGAGAACGCCGTCTTCCGCATCATCAACGGCCTGCTCAAGCTCGGCGCGGACGTCATCCACAAGGGCAACGCCAAGGTGCACGTCTCCGGCCACGCCGCCGCCGGCGAGCTGCTGTACTGCTACAACATCCTCGAGCCGCTCAACGCGATGCCGGTGCACGGTGAAACCCGCCACCTGATCGCCAACGGCAAGATCGCCCTGGACTCTGGTGTCCCCGAAGAGAGCATCCTCCTCGCGGACAACGGCACTGTCATCGACCTCCGCGACCACCAGGCGGACATCGTCGGCCAGGTCGAAGTCGGCTTTGTCTACGTCGATGGCTCCAGCGTCGGCGAAGTCACCGAAGCAGACCTGAAGGACCGCCAGACCCTCGGCGATGAAGGCTTCATCTCCATCATCACCGTGATCCACCGCGCCACCGGCAAGGTCGTCTCGGGCCCCGAGATCCACGCCCGCGGCGTGGCCGAGGACGACTCCGTCTTCGACGAGATCATCCCGAAGATCAACGCCGCGCTGGAAGAAGCCGTGCTCAACCGCTCGGACCACACCACGCACCAGCTGCAGCAGGTTGTCCGCCGTGTGGTGGGCACCTGGGTCAACCGCAAGCTCCGCCGCAAGCCCCTGATCATCCCGGTGGTCCTGGAGGCCTAA
- the dapA gene encoding 4-hydroxy-tetrahydrodipicolinate synthase, whose product MADSRARSYTFGSLVTAMVTPFTSDGEVDYQQNAELANKLVDDGHDALVISGTTGETSTLEDDEKEKLFRVIVEAVGDRAKVIAGTGTNHTSHSIEMAKRAAKAGAHGQLIVTPYYNKPSQAGIQAHIEAVADAADLPVMVYDIPGRACVPILPETMIRLADHRNIVALKDAKADFAATTRVLANTDLDVYSGDDGLTLPWMAAGAAGLVSVSAHVATRQFRAMIDAALAGDFATARTIHFELDPVVRAVMTHIQGAVAAKQVLKWQGVLPNSVVRLPLVEPDEAEIETIREDLAEAGMVFS is encoded by the coding sequence ATGGCTGACTCTCGCGCTCGCTCTTACACGTTCGGATCCCTCGTAACCGCCATGGTCACGCCTTTCACTTCCGACGGTGAGGTCGATTACCAGCAGAACGCCGAGCTGGCCAACAAGCTTGTCGACGACGGCCACGACGCCCTCGTCATCTCCGGTACCACGGGGGAGACCTCCACGCTGGAAGACGACGAGAAGGAAAAGCTGTTCCGGGTCATCGTGGAAGCCGTGGGGGACCGCGCCAAGGTGATCGCCGGGACCGGCACCAACCACACCTCGCACTCGATCGAGATGGCCAAGCGTGCCGCCAAGGCCGGGGCCCACGGACAGCTGATCGTCACCCCGTACTACAACAAGCCAAGCCAGGCCGGCATCCAGGCCCACATTGAAGCCGTCGCCGATGCCGCCGACCTTCCCGTTATGGTCTATGACATCCCCGGCCGGGCCTGCGTGCCGATCCTGCCCGAAACCATGATCCGGCTCGCGGACCACCGGAACATTGTTGCGCTCAAGGACGCCAAGGCCGACTTCGCCGCCACCACGCGGGTCCTCGCCAACACCGACCTTGACGTCTACTCGGGCGACGACGGACTGACCCTGCCGTGGATGGCAGCCGGCGCCGCCGGGCTCGTCAGCGTATCCGCGCACGTCGCGACGCGGCAGTTCCGCGCCATGATCGATGCCGCACTTGCGGGCGATTTCGCCACCGCCCGCACCATACATTTCGAACTGGACCCCGTGGTCCGTGCAGTGATGACCCATATCCAGGGTGCTGTTGCTGCGAAGCAAGTTCTTAAGTGGCAGGGAGTCCTGCCCAACTCGGTTGTCCGTTTGCCCCTCGTGGAGCCGGACGAAGCTGAGATCGAAACCATCCGCGAGGACTTGGCGGAAGCCGGAATGGTCTTTTCCTGA
- a CDS encoding carbon-nitrogen hydrolase family protein, translating into MRTALTLSAIQYTALDGGIPANAAEHIRLIEDADRHGARLVVFPELSLTGYNLDGLADPGRWVTATDRRLDGLREICQRTGITAVVGAPFRETDGTPRLASLALHPSGELETGFKVWLHGPERQVFSAGDRAAVLTLDGWKVALAICLDTARPVHAGEAAAAGADLYAVSALYTAGEDHRLALHLGARAMDNRMFAVLANLGGSTECGPSAGGSGFWGPDGLVIRQAAGTGTEVLTATLQHNVLDRYAQERAALKRTAAASQQPAPRVRLTGRV; encoded by the coding sequence GTGAGAACCGCCCTGACGCTTTCCGCCATCCAGTACACGGCCCTCGACGGCGGCATTCCCGCCAACGCCGCCGAACACATCCGCCTCATCGAGGACGCGGACAGACATGGCGCCCGCCTGGTGGTGTTCCCCGAGCTATCCCTGACGGGCTACAACCTGGACGGACTGGCGGACCCGGGGCGGTGGGTGACCGCCACGGACCGGCGGCTCGACGGCCTCCGCGAAATCTGCCAGCGGACCGGGATCACCGCAGTCGTGGGTGCCCCCTTCCGGGAAACGGACGGCACGCCACGCCTGGCGTCGCTCGCCCTGCACCCCAGCGGTGAGCTGGAAACCGGCTTCAAGGTCTGGCTCCACGGACCGGAGCGGCAGGTGTTCAGCGCCGGAGACCGGGCTGCCGTCCTGACGCTGGACGGCTGGAAGGTCGCTTTGGCCATCTGCCTGGATACCGCCCGCCCGGTCCATGCCGGAGAGGCGGCCGCGGCCGGCGCGGACCTCTATGCCGTCTCGGCCCTCTATACCGCGGGCGAGGACCACCGGCTGGCCCTGCATTTGGGCGCCCGCGCCATGGACAACCGGATGTTCGCCGTGCTGGCCAACCTCGGCGGCAGCACTGAATGTGGGCCCTCGGCCGGCGGGAGCGGCTTCTGGGGACCGGACGGACTCGTGATCCGGCAGGCGGCCGGAACGGGGACCGAGGTGCTGACCGCCACCCTGCAGCACAACGTCCTGGACCGCTACGCACAGGAGCGTGCTGCCCTGAAGCGGACGGCTGCGGCATCCCAACAGCCGGCCCCCCGGGTGAGGCTGACCGGCCGGGTTTGA
- a CDS encoding heparan-alpha-glucosaminide N-acetyltransferase domain-containing protein — protein MTPRGFASSSRTARGGSRGRKRLRNKSRNSASTTGIRLSGIDAARGLALLGMMATHVFPTFESNAQLTPTWVGLVFSGRASALFAVLAGIGLALSTGKQQPFQGPQLGAARRGVALRALVVGAVGLSIGGLEVNIAIILVHYAVLFLCVLPFLGLDIKHLLVLAAGWVLITPALAFLLRPWLLTASPPLQLGHNPKWEDLSTPAVLLGDLFLTGYYPVLQWIAYLLIGLAIGRLALTTAAVPVLLLAVGTVVAVLAKWLSVVLMEDWGGRAALQASLLNPSYPLESLLQVNLAGVDQTGSAWWLASSAPHSGTTLDLLHTSGVAAAVAGACLLLGRLVERTGVDVLLPVRGAGAMTLSLYTAHLCVMASLYGRPLPSGWTVDGVYWAQAVAILALGGIFGALAWRGPLEWVAHAANQLGRYQPARVR, from the coding sequence ATGACCCCGCGCGGATTCGCTTCCTCATCCAGGACCGCCCGGGGTGGGAGCAGGGGCAGGAAAAGGCTCAGGAACAAGTCCAGGAACTCTGCGAGCACCACCGGAATCCGGCTGTCAGGCATTGACGCCGCCCGCGGATTGGCCCTCCTGGGCATGATGGCCACCCATGTGTTCCCCACCTTCGAGTCGAACGCCCAGCTCACACCCACCTGGGTGGGTCTCGTGTTTTCCGGACGGGCCTCGGCCCTCTTCGCCGTGCTCGCAGGGATCGGACTGGCCCTGTCAACCGGCAAGCAGCAGCCGTTCCAGGGTCCGCAGCTGGGGGCGGCCCGCCGGGGCGTCGCCCTCCGGGCGCTGGTGGTCGGCGCCGTCGGGCTCTCCATCGGCGGGCTCGAGGTGAACATCGCCATCATCCTGGTCCACTACGCAGTGCTGTTCCTGTGCGTACTGCCTTTCCTCGGCCTGGACATCAAGCATCTGCTGGTTCTGGCTGCCGGCTGGGTGCTCATCACCCCGGCCCTCGCCTTCCTCCTGCGGCCGTGGCTCCTCACCGCATCGCCTCCCCTGCAGCTGGGCCACAATCCGAAGTGGGAGGATCTGTCCACCCCCGCCGTGCTGCTCGGGGACCTTTTCCTGACCGGCTATTACCCCGTACTCCAGTGGATCGCCTACCTGCTGATTGGCCTCGCGATCGGCCGGCTGGCCCTCACGACGGCGGCGGTCCCGGTACTGCTGCTGGCGGTGGGAACCGTGGTGGCGGTCCTGGCCAAGTGGCTCAGCGTGGTGTTGATGGAGGACTGGGGCGGCCGGGCGGCGCTGCAGGCGTCCCTGCTGAATCCCTCCTATCCGCTGGAAAGCCTCCTGCAGGTCAACCTGGCCGGCGTGGACCAAACCGGCTCCGCCTGGTGGCTCGCCTCCAGCGCTCCGCACTCGGGGACCACGCTGGATCTGCTGCACACCTCGGGGGTGGCGGCGGCCGTCGCCGGGGCCTGCCTGCTGCTGGGCCGGCTGGTGGAGCGCACCGGAGTGGACGTGCTGCTTCCGGTCCGGGGTGCCGGTGCCATGACCCTGAGCCTGTACACGGCCCACCTGTGCGTGATGGCCTCGCTGTACGGCCGGCCGCTGCCGTCGGGGTGGACGGTTGACGGCGTGTACTGGGCCCAGGCCGTGGCGATCCTCGCCCTGGGCGGAATTTTCGGGGCCCTGGCGTGGCGGGGGCCGCTGGAGTGGGTGGCGCATGCCGCCAACCAGCTCGGCCGCTACCAGCCGGCCCGGGTCCGCTGA
- the dapB gene encoding 4-hydroxy-tetrahydrodipicolinate reductase: protein MTEQLAVAVLGANGRMGAEAVRAVEAAADLKLVAALGRNDSLDILVDAGARIVVDLTVPGSTEANIAFAVEHGMHAVVGTTGWDAERLGRLEELLAGQPGVGVLIAPNFALGSVLASAFAAKASRYFESVEIIELHHPDKVDAPSGTAVRTAQLISAERAAANLAASPDATTSERPGARGCDVDGVRVHSVRLRGLVAHQEVLLGGPGEQLTFRHDSFERASFMPGVLLGVRNVAANPGLTVGLDGYLDLGL, encoded by the coding sequence ATGACCGAACAACTCGCAGTCGCCGTGCTGGGCGCGAACGGGCGCATGGGCGCCGAAGCCGTGCGGGCCGTCGAGGCCGCCGCGGACCTCAAACTTGTCGCCGCGCTGGGCCGGAATGATTCCCTGGACATCCTCGTCGACGCCGGAGCCCGGATCGTGGTGGATCTGACGGTCCCCGGGAGCACCGAAGCCAACATCGCCTTCGCCGTCGAACACGGCATGCACGCCGTCGTGGGGACCACCGGCTGGGACGCGGAGCGGCTGGGCCGGCTCGAGGAACTCCTCGCCGGCCAGCCCGGTGTGGGCGTCCTGATCGCCCCGAACTTCGCCCTCGGCTCGGTCCTCGCCTCCGCGTTTGCCGCCAAGGCCTCGCGGTACTTTGAATCGGTCGAAATCATCGAACTGCACCACCCGGACAAGGTGGACGCCCCGTCCGGAACCGCCGTGCGCACCGCGCAGCTGATCTCCGCCGAGCGTGCAGCCGCCAACCTGGCCGCCAGCCCCGATGCCACCACGAGCGAGCGCCCCGGTGCGCGCGGCTGCGACGTCGACGGTGTCCGCGTCCACAGTGTCCGGCTCCGCGGCCTCGTGGCGCACCAGGAAGTCCTGCTGGGCGGGCCGGGGGAGCAGCTGACCTTCCGGCACGACTCCTTCGAACGCGCCTCGTTTATGCCCGGCGTGCTGCTGGGTGTGCGCAACGTTGCCGCGAACCCGGGCCTCACCGTGGGCCTGGACGGCTACCTGGACCTGGGACTCTGA
- a CDS encoding molybdenum cofactor biosynthesis protein MoaE: MATKPAFEPAFVVVNAVLSAEPISVDQAIAAVESDTAGAVVSFSGVVRNHDGGKPVQRLSYSAHPTAHQVMADVVAQLVAEQAAGPAAAGTAAAGTAAGTETATGAETDSTTAQPVRIWVAHRIGMLEIGDPALVCAVSAAHRGQAFEVCSELVDRIKAQVPIWKEQFFTDGTVEWVGAGA, encoded by the coding sequence ATGGCCACTAAACCAGCCTTTGAACCAGCCTTTGTAGTGGTGAACGCGGTGCTGAGTGCCGAGCCCATCTCCGTGGACCAGGCCATCGCAGCCGTCGAATCGGACACCGCGGGCGCCGTGGTCAGCTTCAGCGGTGTGGTCCGGAACCACGACGGCGGCAAACCCGTCCAGCGGCTCAGCTACAGCGCGCACCCGACGGCGCACCAGGTGATGGCCGACGTCGTCGCGCAACTCGTTGCCGAACAGGCCGCCGGGCCAGCCGCCGCCGGGACAGCCGCAGCCGGGACGGCAGCCGGAACAGAAACTGCAACCGGCGCTGAGACCGACAGCACCACAGCCCAGCCGGTACGGATCTGGGTGGCACACCGGATCGGGATGCTGGAGATCGGCGATCCCGCCCTGGTCTGTGCCGTCTCCGCCGCGCACCGGGGCCAGGCCTTCGAGGTCTGCTCGGAACTCGTCGACCGGATCAAGGCCCAGGTTCCGATCTGGAAGGAACAGTTCTTCACCGACGGCACCGTCGAGTGGGTGGGCGCGGGGGCATAG
- a CDS encoding MogA/MoaB family molybdenum cofactor biosynthesis protein, with protein MSMPEPHRHGEATGRKAGVVIASTRAAAGIYEDLTGPVIIDWLTEHGFEAYPAMVVPDGDAVGAALRALLTQAPAVIITSGGTGLSPTDATPEQTLPLLDREIPGIMEGIRGAGTAKTPMAMLSRGHAGSAGQTFIVNLPGSPKGVMDGLSVLDPILGHLCDQLEGSHGH; from the coding sequence ATGAGCATGCCCGAACCACACCGGCACGGCGAAGCCACCGGGCGGAAGGCCGGCGTCGTGATTGCCTCCACCCGCGCCGCAGCCGGAATCTATGAAGACCTGACCGGCCCCGTCATCATCGACTGGCTCACCGAACACGGTTTTGAGGCCTACCCGGCCATGGTGGTCCCGGACGGCGACGCCGTCGGTGCCGCCCTGCGCGCACTCCTGACCCAGGCGCCCGCCGTCATCATTACCAGCGGCGGCACCGGCCTCAGCCCCACCGACGCCACCCCGGAACAGACGCTTCCCCTGCTGGACCGGGAGATCCCGGGCATCATGGAAGGCATCCGGGGCGCCGGGACCGCCAAGACCCCCATGGCGATGCTCAGCCGGGGCCACGCCGGCTCCGCCGGCCAGACCTTCATCGTCAACCTCCCCGGATCCCCGAAGGGCGTCATGGACGGACTCAGCGTGCTGGACCCCATCCTTGGACACCTGTGCGACCAGCTGGAAGGCAGCCATGGCCACTAA
- the moaC gene encoding cyclic pyranopterin monophosphate synthase MoaC, protein MDVVNEENPAPEHAGLTHLRQDGTAQMVDVSNKASSTREATATATVRSTAEVLALLGAGDLPKGDALAVARVAGIMAAKRTADLIPLCHPLPIAKVTVDFELDTDSVTVFATVKTLGVTGVEMEALTAASVAALSVYDMIKAVDKHAVLTDIKVLAKSGGKSGDWTR, encoded by the coding sequence ATGGATGTTGTGAACGAAGAAAACCCCGCACCTGAACACGCAGGCCTGACCCACCTCCGGCAGGACGGCACAGCCCAGATGGTCGACGTGTCCAACAAGGCGTCGAGCACCCGCGAGGCCACGGCCACCGCCACCGTCCGCAGCACGGCCGAGGTCCTGGCCCTGCTCGGCGCGGGCGACCTGCCCAAAGGCGATGCCCTCGCCGTTGCCCGGGTCGCCGGCATCATGGCCGCCAAGAGGACCGCGGACCTGATCCCGCTGTGCCACCCGCTGCCGATCGCCAAGGTCACCGTCGACTTCGAACTCGACACTGACTCGGTCACGGTGTTCGCCACGGTCAAGACCCTCGGGGTCACCGGCGTCGAAATGGAAGCGCTGACCGCGGCCTCGGTGGCCGCCCTCAGCGTGTACGACATGATCAAGGCCGTGGACAAACACGCGGTACTGACGGACATCAAGGTGCTGGCCAAAAGCGGCGGCAAGAGCGGGGACTGGACACGATGA
- a CDS encoding molybdopterin molybdotransferase MoeA — translation MHRTQARHVTVEAHREAVRQLLSPLRTPDRVERLPLLSALGRGLAADIVAPLDLPPFANSQMDGFAIRSADVPDGGAELRVVAPVAAGAAPPELAPGTAAPIMTGAMMPPGADAVVPIEQAIPDVFPAPGVPATVRLPAAPARNFVRDAGSDIRTGGLALAAGTCLGPGQLGLLAALGFTEVPVYRALRVLLVTTGDEVVEPGSPLGTGKIYDSNATLLESSMRQAGLDVTGTGISTDRPEELARLLRRHAADVDLVVTTGGVSKGAYEVVRQAMEGHDVDFLAVAMQPGGPQGIGTFDGVPVLGFPGNPVSCVVSFEMFLRPALGNLFGSPAPRPVARARLAGALTSPAGKHQVRRGTVLPDGTVRLEGGAGSHLVSALAHSNALIQVPEGIAVLAEGAEVEVWML, via the coding sequence ATGCACCGCACCCAGGCACGGCACGTCACCGTGGAAGCGCACCGCGAAGCGGTCCGCCAGCTGCTGTCCCCGCTCCGCACCCCGGACCGGGTTGAACGGCTCCCGCTCCTTTCGGCGCTGGGCCGCGGACTCGCGGCGGACATCGTGGCTCCGCTGGACCTGCCGCCGTTCGCGAATTCGCAGATGGACGGCTTTGCCATCCGCAGCGCCGACGTGCCCGACGGCGGCGCCGAACTGCGCGTCGTCGCCCCCGTCGCGGCCGGGGCCGCGCCCCCTGAACTGGCCCCCGGGACAGCCGCCCCGATCATGACCGGGGCCATGATGCCGCCCGGGGCGGACGCCGTCGTGCCGATCGAACAGGCCATCCCCGACGTCTTCCCGGCACCGGGGGTGCCGGCCACGGTCCGGCTGCCCGCCGCTCCGGCCCGGAACTTCGTCCGCGACGCGGGCAGCGACATCCGCACCGGCGGGCTCGCCCTCGCCGCCGGAACCTGCCTCGGACCCGGACAGCTGGGACTCCTGGCCGCCCTGGGATTCACCGAGGTCCCGGTCTACCGCGCGCTGCGGGTCCTGCTGGTCACCACGGGGGACGAAGTCGTGGAGCCAGGCAGCCCGCTGGGCACCGGCAAGATCTACGACTCCAACGCCACCCTGCTGGAGTCGTCCATGCGCCAGGCCGGCCTCGACGTCACCGGGACCGGAATTTCCACCGACCGCCCCGAGGAACTCGCCCGCCTGCTGCGCCGGCACGCGGCAGACGTGGACCTGGTCGTCACCACCGGCGGGGTCAGCAAGGGGGCATACGAGGTGGTCCGGCAGGCGATGGAGGGCCACGACGTCGACTTCCTCGCCGTCGCGATGCAGCCCGGCGGACCGCAGGGGATCGGCACCTTCGACGGCGTCCCGGTCCTCGGCTTCCCGGGGAACCCGGTGAGTTGCGTCGTCTCCTTCGAAATGTTCCTCCGGCCCGCGCTCGGAAACCTGTTCGGCTCACCCGCGCCGCGGCCTGTGGCCAGGGCGCGGCTGGCCGGGGCGCTGACGTCGCCGGCGGGCAAGCACCAGGTGCGGCGCGGCACGGTCCTCCCCGACGGCACCGTCCGGCTGGAAGGCGGCGCCGGCTCCCACCTCGTCAGCGCCCTGGCGCACTCCAACGCCCTGATCCAGGTGCCGGAAGGAATCGCCGTGCTCGCCGAGGGCGCGGAGGTGGAAGTATGGATGTTGTGA
- a CDS encoding molybdopterin-dependent oxidoreductase has protein sequence MTAWAAAAGVVAVGTGLALGELAAGFVSPSLSPVTAVGGAVIDAVPPGVKDWAVSLFGTADKIALLGGMGLLIAALAALSGIVELRRRLAGVAIIAVFGVVGLVAVLGRTELTVNAIPVPLLAAVLSMILLRWLVRRLGEWQTGEARPPADPGLETTAPETTAPRQPPSRRRFFQALGGTAAVAAVAGVLASTIRGAAAVVSELRSKLALPAPASPAPPVPAGAEVRLDGVGPLVTPNKDFYRIDTALRVPVVDPGQWTLKVTGLVEREISLDFAALLAKPLIERHVTIACVSNEVGGDLIGNARWLGWPVRELLALARPKDGADMVLSRSTDGWTAGTPLDVLTDDRDALLAVGMNGEPLPLEHGFPARLIVPGLYGYVSATKWVTELKVTRFADDVGYWTPRGWSERGPIKTSSRIDVPRDGRSVRAGTVAFGGVAWAQHTGIGRVELRVNRGAWEQAELAPGISHDTWYQWKLDLPLTPGQYEVQVRATDLNGAAQVEDRAPVAPSGATGFHTVRVDVKS, from the coding sequence GTGACCGCCTGGGCGGCCGCAGCCGGAGTCGTGGCCGTCGGAACGGGGCTTGCCCTGGGGGAACTCGCGGCTGGGTTCGTGAGCCCCTCACTGTCCCCGGTAACTGCTGTCGGCGGCGCCGTGATCGACGCGGTCCCGCCGGGCGTTAAGGATTGGGCTGTGTCGCTCTTCGGCACGGCGGACAAGATTGCCCTGCTGGGCGGCATGGGGCTTCTCATCGCTGCACTGGCCGCGCTGTCCGGAATTGTGGAGCTGCGGCGCAGGCTCGCCGGGGTCGCCATCATCGCCGTCTTCGGGGTGGTGGGGCTCGTGGCCGTCCTTGGCCGGACCGAACTGACCGTGAACGCGATCCCGGTCCCGCTGCTCGCCGCCGTCCTGTCCATGATCCTGCTGCGGTGGCTGGTCCGGCGGCTGGGGGAGTGGCAAACCGGCGAGGCACGCCCGCCCGCGGATCCCGGTCTGGAAACGACCGCCCCGGAAACGACCGCCCCCAGGCAGCCTCCTTCCCGCCGTCGCTTCTTCCAGGCGCTCGGCGGAACGGCCGCCGTCGCGGCCGTCGCCGGCGTCCTGGCCTCGACGATCCGGGGCGCCGCCGCCGTCGTGAGTGAACTGCGCAGCAAACTGGCGCTCCCCGCGCCGGCGTCCCCGGCCCCGCCGGTCCCGGCCGGAGCGGAGGTCCGGCTGGACGGCGTGGGCCCGCTGGTGACTCCCAATAAGGACTTCTACCGGATCGACACCGCGCTGCGCGTCCCGGTGGTGGACCCGGGCCAGTGGACCCTCAAGGTCACCGGCCTCGTGGAGCGCGAGATCTCCCTGGACTTCGCCGCGCTGCTGGCCAAACCCCTGATCGAACGGCACGTCACTATTGCCTGCGTCTCCAATGAGGTGGGCGGGGACCTGATTGGCAACGCCCGTTGGCTCGGCTGGCCGGTCCGGGAACTGCTGGCACTCGCACGCCCGAAGGACGGGGCGGACATGGTCCTGTCCCGCAGCACTGACGGCTGGACCGCCGGCACCCCGCTGGACGTGCTGACGGACGACCGGGACGCGCTCCTGGCTGTTGGCATGAACGGCGAACCGCTGCCGCTGGAGCACGGCTTCCCGGCCCGGCTGATCGTCCCCGGCCTGTATGGCTACGTGTCGGCCACCAAGTGGGTCACCGAGCTCAAGGTGACGCGCTTCGCGGATGACGTCGGATACTGGACGCCGCGCGGCTGGAGCGAGCGGGGGCCCATCAAGACCTCGTCCCGCATCGATGTGCCCCGGGACGGCCGCTCCGTGCGCGCCGGCACGGTGGCCTTCGGCGGGGTGGCCTGGGCCCAGCACACCGGAATCGGCCGCGTGGAGCTCAGGGTCAACCGCGGCGCGTGGGAGCAGGCGGAGCTCGCTCCCGGGATCTCCCACGACACCTGGTACCAGTGGAAACTCGACCTGCCGCTGACCCCCGGCCAGTACGAGGTCCAGGTCCGGGCCACGGACCTCAACGGCGCCGCGCAGGTGGAGGACCGTGCGCCGGTGGCGCCCAGCGGGGCCACGGGCTTTCACACGGTTAGAGTTGACGTGAAGTCCTAA